Proteins encoded in a region of the Melospiza georgiana isolate bMelGeo1 chromosome 2, bMelGeo1.pri, whole genome shotgun sequence genome:
- the ING1 gene encoding inhibitor of growth protein 1 isoform X2 has product MLHCIQRALIRSQELGDEKIQIVSQMVELVENRTRQVDSHVELFETCQETNDTTGNSGKGSQDKSKNETIAQAEKPNNKRSRRQRNNENRENASNNHDHDDITSGTPKEKKAKTSKKKKRSKAKAEREASPPDLPIDPNEPTYCLCNQVSYGEMIGCDNDECPIEWFHFSCVGLNHKPKGKWYCPKCRGENEKTMDKALEKSKKERAYNR; this is encoded by the coding sequence ATGTTGCACTGCATACAGAGAGCCTTGATTCGGAGTCAGGAACTGGGGGACGAGAAGATCCAAATCGTCAGTCAGATGGTGGAGCTGGTTGAGAACAGAACAAGGCAAGTGGACAGCCACGTGGAGCTGTTTGAGACCTGCCAAGAGACTAATGACACCACTGGAAACAGCGGGAAAGGCAGCCAGGATAAGTCGAAGAATGAGACAATCGCACAGGCTGAGAAGCCCAACAACAAGAGATCGAGGAGGCAGCGGAATAATGAGAATCGAGAAAATGCCTCAAATAATCATGACCACGATGACATCACCTCAGGAACAccaaaggagaagaaagcaaaaacatCCAAGAAGAAGAAACGATCCAAGGCTAAAGCAGAGCGGGAAGCTTCTCCTCCTGACCTTCCTATTGACCCTAATGAGCCAACATACTGCTTGTGCAACCAGGTCTCCTATGGAGAAATGATAGGATGTGATAATGATGAGTGCCCCATTGAATGGTTTCACTTTTCTTGTGTGGGACTCAACCATAAACCAAAGGGCAAATGGTACTGCCCCAAATGTAGAGGAGAAAACGAGAAAACTATGGACAAGGCGTTGGAGAAATCTAAAAAAGAAAGGGCATACAACAGGTAG
- the ING1 gene encoding inhibitor of growth protein 1 isoform X1 has translation MKMLSPANGDQLHLVNYVEDYLDSIESMPFDLQRNVSLMREIDAKYQEILKDLDDYYEKFKRETDAVQKRRMLHCIQRALIRSQELGDEKIQIVSQMVELVENRTRQVDSHVELFETCQETNDTTGNSGKGSQDKSKNETIAQAEKPNNKRSRRQRNNENRENASNNHDHDDITSGTPKEKKAKTSKKKKRSKAKAEREASPPDLPIDPNEPTYCLCNQVSYGEMIGCDNDECPIEWFHFSCVGLNHKPKGKWYCPKCRGENEKTMDKALEKSKKERAYNR, from the exons ATGAAAATGTTGAGTCCTGCAAACGGAGACCAGCTTCACCTAGTGAACTATGTGGAGGATTATCTGGACTCCATCGAGTCTATGCCCTTCGATCTGCAGAGAAATGTCTCCTTGATGAGGGAAATTGACGCCAAATATCAAG AGATTCTGAAGGACCTGGATGATTACTATGAAAAATTTAAGCGGGAGACAGATGCTGTGCAGAAGAGAAGAATGTTGCACTGCATACAGAGAGCCTTGATTCGGAGTCAGGAACTGGGGGACGAGAAGATCCAAATCGTCAGTCAGATGGTGGAGCTGGTTGAGAACAGAACAAGGCAAGTGGACAGCCACGTGGAGCTGTTTGAGACCTGCCAAGAGACTAATGACACCACTGGAAACAGCGGGAAAGGCAGCCAGGATAAGTCGAAGAATGAGACAATCGCACAGGCTGAGAAGCCCAACAACAAGAGATCGAGGAGGCAGCGGAATAATGAGAATCGAGAAAATGCCTCAAATAATCATGACCACGATGACATCACCTCAGGAACAccaaaggagaagaaagcaaaaacatCCAAGAAGAAGAAACGATCCAAGGCTAAAGCAGAGCGGGAAGCTTCTCCTCCTGACCTTCCTATTGACCCTAATGAGCCAACATACTGCTTGTGCAACCAGGTCTCCTATGGAGAAATGATAGGATGTGATAATGATGAGTGCCCCATTGAATGGTTTCACTTTTCTTGTGTGGGACTCAACCATAAACCAAAGGGCAAATGGTACTGCCCCAAATGTAGAGGAGAAAACGAGAAAACTATGGACAAGGCGTTGGAGAAATCTAAAAAAGAAAGGGCATACAACAGGTAG